AATGCGTATACACCAAACTTAATGCCATATTACGGAGAAATTCTGTTCGTGTAGtgtttttgtttacattttcttgaaatattatgtttgcATTGATAGCAGCCATATTCAGTATTCCATAAAAGATTGTCATTGGCCAGCGCTTGCTGTTGCGCGAAACATCGTAAGTAGCGCTCAACTCATCAACAACATCGACTCCTGCTTTTGTTGAGTTGTAGAACGTAATAATTTCCGGCTTTTTCTGGTCTCCAGTGCTTTCATCAATCCTATCATCGTGGTGAAGGGTAGACATTGCAATTaccactttattatttttagggGCATAAGAGACCAAAAAACCTCCTTCTGGAAACAAAACATTGAACTTCCCGGTTCTTTTCTGGTCTTCAAAAAAACAGGTGGAATGCATCTTTTGTTTTTGCGAACTGTTCCAGTGGAAGTCAGCCTATGCTCAGCTAATAGATGAATCATCAATTCGTAACTGGTAAACCAGTTATCAAAAGTTAAATTGCGATTCGACTTTGAAATGGGCTGAATTAGTCTTTCCACTATAGCAAAAGCGCTGTTACTGACAGCGTACGGCCCTGCAGGCTGCTTCCCTGCATAAacttctaaattaaaaatgtaaaaagactTAGCATCTACAAGTGCTTGAATTTTGATGCCATACTTAGCAGGTTTGCTTGGTATGTACACACGAAACGAGCATCGCCCTCTAAACGCCAATAACATCTCATCAATTGTCATGTACTCATGTGCTATATAGGATTGTTGGCAGCACCGAACAAATTGGTCAAACAGCCATCTTATATGAGTCAAGTTATCAGTTTTCTTTCGCTCCTCCCTCGTTGATTTGTCATCAAAGCGAATGCAATTTTGCAAAAAGTAAAATCGTTGCAATGACATAGTCGTCCGAAATATATCGACTCCTGTTCCATCCGTCCTCCATAAGTCGTTCAGATTCTGGCGGCTTGATTTATTTAGACCAGCAATGTATAGCAACCCAATAAACGCATCAAGTTCTGTAGCTGTTGTTTCTTTCATGTAATATAGCCTTTTAGGATCGTTGCAATTTGCTTGTCGTCTCAAGATTTCTTCGTTTGTATGGATCAATATAACATTCTTCATTTCCtcggtgaaaaaaattttccaacatTCAACTTCAGTTTTCGCCTCTTTTGCTGCTCCTTTCACTCCAGGCTTCTCATTAATTATGTTTTCAGCCCGAGTTCGTATATTTGTTCGTGGAGCTTGCTTGTACCACTTTTGGCCATCTTTACATTTGTAATGAGGTGCATGAACTTGGACAGAGGAGCGACGTGTTCTCAGAGATGAAAGTGTGATATTGTCGTCTGAATCCCCATCACTGTCACTTTCTACTTGATCATCATTTATCTCCTGTTCCGTATCAGATTCGAGGTTATGTTCACTACAATTATCAGATACTTCTGACGAGCTTGATTCGTCCGAAGAATTTTCTAATACCTCATGCAGCATGGACCTAAGTCGCCTTTCATCACTTTCCACATCCATTTTTAGCTAAAAAAAGCCGATATTAAGCAGAGAAAGCGAAATAagcactaaataattttgtcacgAAATGCACACACGAGCTATGTGGCGGGGTGTGACTAACCCCAAAGACGTTTACACGCGTGTATCATGAGCGCAGGCTGACGCAACACTGCGACCACGTCACTATCCCCTCCCACACTCCCTTAGCTCCAGCTACTCAAAATTGCTAAAATGTCgcaatgacaaataaaaaaatataccgaTAAAAACAACAGGTGGGGTATGTCATACCCCACCACATTCACGCCGggttaaaattcaaaaattaagctTTGGACAagtttttgcaaaagaaaaagttgtttcagaataactTTAGGAATATGTCTTTTCAAaaacataaggttattctgaatcaccctgtatatatttttttttatatattcaataattaactTGTAAACCTATATGCGCTGCTGAAACATATTCGTGTTTTCCATTTAGCGACATAAACTGACACAAGCATCATATCTTTTATAGTTAGAGGCTATCCAGACAAACTTCCATATAGTTAGAGGCTATCCAGACAAGACTATCCAGGCGAACATAGTCGCATtgtatttataaagaaattgtttGGTTCATTTCTTTATGCATTAGCTCATAGACCAATCAATTGTTTTATGCACACGGCTATGCgattatgcaagtttgtctggACGGGCCTTTATTGGATGTTGGAAAAAGATACACTGACGCTTGTGTCAACTTGTGTTGTTAAGTAGAAAACACTCTTCTTAAAACATACCCCATAAACTTTTTGCCATTCCACTCTATTTTCTTATGAATTGCCATTTCGTCAATCATTAAAGCACAGACATAAGTTTTACCTTtacttttaaagtatttatggATTCAGTATGAAAACCTGATTCACCTGCAACTGATGTATACCACTTTTGCAAGGTTTGAGGATGAGGTAGAATATTATGAAATGTGTCTCTGACATAATTATATGCTCTTAGtgaataaaagtttaaagtaaGTGCAAAGCTTTTCAGCTCAGCAGGATATGTTCTGGATTTAGATTGcatcatttgtttaaataatattttggtgGAAGCAGGTAAATTGTCCTACAGTGTGGACAAACAGGaaaaaataaacagtaaatatACTGTAAGTGAGCAATCGGCTCACtcggtataaatttcaaatcggCCGCCACTGCAGTGGCGTTGTCAGCGGATTGCTGCCTGCGTATTGCTTGCCTGATTGGCTGCGTGGGTCACGTGACCTTCTGTCTCGTGCCCCAATTGGTTTTGCAAACCACGTGAGACATATACCGCCATGCGATTGGCCCTGCGAGGCTCACTAGCGCGCCCCTGCGGTCTCTCTCATGGGTGTATCATCGCAAGCATCAGACTCGTCGAAGCTCTGGTCAAGTGCGGCATGGCCGCCACGTTTTTCTGTACACGACCGGTGAATAAAGTCGGTTCTGCCATTGTACTCCTGGTGCGCAGTTAATTCCAGTTACCCTCCTGTCCGTCGGTACTTCCGGCTCCTGACACACGAGGGATCGTGACGAGATATTTACTTTCCTAGTATTTTCCGGCTCGCACGTTCTCCTCTCCTTTGTGAGGCGGGATTTTGAAATCCTTTCGGCCCGCTCTTAcattactatatataaaaaatagtagGAAAAAGAAATAGTAAGTACTAATATGtaactaaatataaaacattcatGCGCATACCAAAAGTATACATACAGAAATATACATTCAGAAATATACATACAGAAAGTATTACAGAATCATCTTCAGCAATCAtatgtttgttttttaagtCATCCACTAACAAATgtaaatcttcaatttttttgttaagccTTCTTtttttgctgcaatattttaatttgtttattttttttttgttattgttttgtTAACAATCTGTACATAACTTTCTTTCTCATTTATCCCATCACATTCTTTGAAATCACCAACATAAactttcgctttttttttaaaggctcCTCCAGTGCTATACTTTTTTTGTTAGTGATAGTGCGTAAACTGCAGTAATCTTTAAATTCATTGTTaaagctaaaaaaattatagtaaagtaTAATACAATTGAAGACTAAGTTTTAGCATTGATCATAAAGAGAGTTGTACTCCGCAATTTCATTTTCCATTTCAATGCATAGAACATTGAGAATATCCGTTTCATGAATATGTACGGTAACCATTCGTCCTTTATTTCAAAGGacagttttttatttcaagtagcTGCCCTTtagatttattcatttcttgaaAACTCAGTTTTGTccttcttttttaaattgtgtcctttttgtcttttatttacaaaattacagtattaattttttttacttagtgTATTGTTATGCTCAACGAGACGAGCACGCAAAAACACTCACACGAACACACAGCACGAAATAATTGAAcactctcttttataaaaaaacactgactttaattaattggctatatacaattaattgatagcgaaattattttaaatgtcgtttgacagctccgcgtcccgaaaaaccaaagaacaaaagccggccgcgcttcctTTTTGTccgatcgatagatcttccttcggccagcttctcaagctcggccgaacgggcacaacacTGCCCCTCTTCTTCAaggttgtcgtcccgacaaccaaGCTGGAAGGCTTGTTCTCCAGAAAACATAAATCTGCAAAACCTCTTCTTCAAAACGAAACCTTCTTGCTTCAATCTCCGCTCGTATAAAACTCTTCATCTTAAATATTGAGCGCTTCCTTCTTGATTCTTCGGACAAGAGGGGGAAAAATTAACTTTCAGGGACCCAACGCCCTAAAGGCTCCCATGTccccgcctcggcatttgcctcCAAGCCCACGGGAAAACCCTGAATCAAAAACCGGGGCGAGGCagtcttcttaaaaaaagaatttcgcaGACTTTCCTCTACGCGTCGAAATGGTTCCACCTTGCAAGCCTctaaactgaaataaaataaaatccaacGAGTACTCAATTCACAAAACAATAATTtgcctccctctctctcttcctctttcatATCCCCCCGATTTTGGAAGAAAAACGATCTTCAAAATCCCCTTCCCACAAGGCGAGGATTTCTAGAGAAGCAcgacgacttcctgctctaccctgggcttccgccacaggttaccgagcatcGCTTGCGTTAACCTCACACCAACacctttttggaagaaaaagaaagcctTAGACCGTCACAACTTCCAACAGACTAGAATCTTCAAAACAAAACATAGCACTTCAGACCAAAATCAACGATcttctgctctaccctgggctttTGCCACAGGTTACTGAGCATCGTCCTCTCCTGCAAactagaagaaaaagaatcgaaACTCATTTTTAACTCTTAACAAAAGAACGACTGtttagaatttatttctctCAAGGTGAGGATTTCCAGGGAGACTTGACGACTTCTACCCTGGGCCCTTACCGCAGGTTATCGAGCGATGTCAGTGTCACTCCCAAACCAGCacctttttggaagaaaaagaaatcctaGATTCTCTGTTGTTTTATCCCAGCTTTTGCCACGGGTAACCGAGCGTCGTCCTCCGCGATTCAGACCAAAATGACGACCTACTACTCTACCCTAGGCTcttgccacaggttaccgagcgtcgtttACTTCTGAAATTAGAATTCACTCGACGACCTCCTGCTCTCTACCGGGCCTCTGCTACGGGAAGCTAAATACTGCTAACCAAACCAAAACACCGTTTGCTGCAAATTCTTTCCCTTAAATTTAaccaagaaattctaaaaagaatCGAAATTCATTCCCAGTTTCCGAAGAAAGAACGATTCCCTGAACCCGTCCTCCAAGGCGTGGACTTTCAGGGAAGCAcgacgacttcctgctctaccccGGACTCCTGCCACGGGTTACCGAGCGACGCCCGTGTCATTCCCAACCCAATGCCCtccaggaagaaaaaggaacgaTAGAACGTCTCCCTCTGTCCCGAGACGAAATTGCAATTTCGAAAAGAAGAAATCCTAAATCTAAAACcgtaattctctctctctcactctcactcactcactctctctctctctctctctcatcttcTATTTAAGAGAATTTTAAGAGGAAACGACACGCCATGCgtcaattaaaacaataaaaatcaatagacGTAAATACAAGCGTAAAATGCGTTTgacaagaatattttcttcctCAACCAAAGGCATGTCAAAACAACGCGAACGCAACGCGTCCCCCCATTCATCTAACACGAAACTCCTTGCGCAGAGGCAACGCGGACACAACACACCTCCAATATTCGAAGCAAAATCCCCGcacgtaaacaaatatttttagaaggaCTTAGCTGTGCCTCCCGAAGACGTAGTAGCTCCCCATCGTGTTGACGAAATAACGTCGATAACTCTTCCCAACGTTGTAGACAAATGGATCGCTCCTCACACTGCCACTGCCTTTGTCTCTTAGCACCAAGCTGACGCAACTCCACGGCGATCGCCCGAAGAGAATTTGCTTCGGTGGAGAGTCGAGGTTTTGCAGGTGTTCGGGGACGCATTCCCTTACGAAGAGGACGTTTCTCCACTCTCGCAGGAGACGCTGCCGTAACATCTTCCGAGATGTCCATTACATGGTTCGAAATCGGACGAGTCCCCAAAATGTTatgctcgacgagacgagcacgcAAAAACACTCACACGAACACACAGCACGAAATAATTGAACactctcttttataaaagaacactgactttaattaattggctatatacaattaattgatagcggaattattttaaatgtcgcttgacagctccgcgtcccgaaaAACCAAAGAACAAAAGCCAGCCGCACTTCATTTTTGTccgatcgatagatcttccttcggccagcttctcaagctcggccgaacgggcacaacagTATCAATGTCTTATGTTATgctaaaatgaaatttttacgaGAACGACCGACAAATACAAGTGTAAGTTATCGGCTATCTCCGCTAATCTCGTTGGTTAGTTCACACCTCCTCCGCTAGGGGCGCTAGTGCAGCACCATATTGTTTACGTCACAGCGATACTGTTCAGGAATTGGCTTATCGTTAGTCTGAGGCTCTGATTGGCGGTGTCTTGCGACTACCGCGCGCCTCGCGTCCTTCTTGGGGAACTTGAGCAGAGAGGCGAGTAACCGTTTCCGCCAGACACAGAGAGTCTTGGCCCCCGTCCGCGTGTGCAGTCGGGCCTGTCTGACATCTTGCGTGATATAATGTATTGTgcctatttttattaaacgttgTGTTATAAGTATAACGTGTCTCTTGGTTTTGCTCGACACCTCGTGGTGATGCCCGTTGTTTCCTCCTCCCTCTCCTTTTGATCCAAGCATAGTCTTCGAAGTATCTTCCGGACTTTCCTCTTCCAGGCGCCCCATTCAAATCCTCTTGACAACCAAACATAAGTTATATAAGGTTTGTTCCTTTATTACTGCACTGGGATTACACTATAACAACAGGATCATACAAGACAAATGGATAGTCTGATCTGTACTATCTTGTTTAGTTCCAGTGCAACTATGAAGAACAAACCTATGGTTTCCTGCGAAATTAGTTATATGATACTATCAGAGATAGCGGTATTGTCCAAgtatttatgtcaaaatattgtattgcatttcttgcaaattattttaatgaaattattgcatATATACCACATAAACGTAATTCATTAGACTTCATTGACTGCAAGATACTATTGATCTAGTTATTAATAAGGTtctcacatttttctttttgtgatAAGTATATTTTGGTTCAATTAAACATTGAAGATGTAAGTTGGTTATTACGATAcctatttaatatacaattaaatatttataaatctttatacttaataattttttttacataaaaggtatttaatagtaatataattgcGTAGTAACataataatcttaatattttGTAGTTCTAACCACTAACCTCTAACCTACCATATATCTTTACTAAGTATCCAGACAGCACAAACATCttaaagacatttaaaaaattacgagtTTAAAAGATGTCTAAAATTTTAGATGTCTTAAGATACTTGTACTGTCTgggtatattttgaattttgatacaaaacatttatatagtagttttaataaaactattttttattttagcccATACTATAGCACCTAAaagaaaattcatatttaatgataatttgcAAGAAGAGTTCCCTTTTATTAAGAAGACGGTCACAGAAAGTGATGTTAGATGTGAAAAATGTATagctaattttaatattgcaaatagTGGGAAAGCGGCAATAAAACAGCACATAGAGACATCAAAACGTAAAGAGGCTGATTTGAAAGCTCcatcatgtaaacagataaaatccttttttaacaGTGAAATGTTTCTAGATAGAGAAAAATCTTTGGCTTTTAAAGAAGCTAGCTGGAGTTATCATTTAGTACAACACAAGCATTCATTTCGTTCTAATGATTGcacttcaaaattaataaaaaaatgttttaatgaacAATATTCTTGTGCTAGGACAAAAACTGAAGCTATCATTCTTAATGTTTTTAGTCCATATTCAGTTAACTTGTTAAAAACTGATTTATCTAAAGTGAATTATGTTACAATTTATTCTGATTGTTCCAATCAtggtaattgtaaaattatgttCGGTCCTTATTAGATATTTCTTACCAAATGAAGTTATTAAAGTTAAGATTTTATCTATAAAACAATTACCAGATGAAACTtcagatattttaaaagattgtaTTTGGGATTTGCTAAACGAATATGAATCTACGAAAAAATTAGTGGCTTTATGTGCTGATAACACTAATTGTAATTTTGGTGGTGTTCAACGAAAAggcaaaaataatgttttttataaaattcaaaaaatgcgTGACAATAACGTAATTGGCGTCAATTGTGCCGCTCATATATGCAATAATTGCATTTGCACTGGTTCGGAATGTCTCCCAATTGACATTGAagttatattagtaaaaatttattcatatttttacatctatacaattagagttaaaaattttaagaaaatttgtgATGATGTAGATGTTCTATATCATAAATTACTAGGTTACAGTAAAAGCAGGTGGCTGACTTTGTTACCATTTTTAAAAAGGATTTTGAAATTGTTCCATCctcttaaattgtattttttggaGCAAGAAAAATGTCctacaattttaaaaacgttttttaaccTTTCGTAAACCTAACGTTTTAGTCCTTTTGCTGAAGCATGGTTACTTTTTGTTCACAGTCAAGCTTCTACTTTTCATACACATATTCTAAAAATTGAATCGCAAAATATTTCTATGTGCAAAACTTcccatattttaaaaaaattaaaattaaaattaattgaacataaACAACAAGAGTTACTACCTATGAgtgttaaaaagattattttaaaattagaaatataccAAAGacataaagttaaattatttaaagtaaatgtacaattattttaccaaacCTGTATTGAATATTTCATAACCTGTATTAAATCAATGGGACAACGCTTTCCTAGAAATGGAAGTTTCTGAACGGATACTTTTACGAGAAATTCCATTATGGCCAAAAGTGGAAGAGagtctttcttttattttaaataaaatagaactaAATATTAATGACGGTGAACTATTCGATGAAGTTTGTTGCGTGAAAAGCTACATTACCAAAGAAAAACTTGAAGAGTggcaaaaaaatacaagaatgcCTTGTGATGAAAAATGAACAGAAATAGTTTAGCATTTGATGAGaaacaaatatcttttaaaaatatattaaaaattgttgaataTTGTTTATGTCTTTCTAGCTCAAATGTTCCAACTGAAAgaacattttcaattattaataatttttggagCAGCGAAAAAGCACAAATAAAAGTAGAAACTCTAGAAGCCTGTATTCGCACAAAATTCAACTACGATATGAATTGTTTGCATTTTCatgattttctcaaaaataattatgaatttaaaaaaaaatccatttgaaaaatatcattaaataatattatataaatatcaaaattagttttataaaaattattcatccGGATTGAACATTGAAAGTaagttaattattacaataccTATTAAAATATGCACTTGAATATTTGCACTCTTGGGGTTTTTTCTCTTATAGTTTTTTTCTTGTCTTTTGGCTTCTTTGAATAAAATGCTCTCTTTCGTTTTTAGCAAGCTCACGAAAACGTGTCATCTCTTGCTCACCCGTATTAAGAATAcgtataagaataaaaaaatgtatttctatgtttatcttattaaatttttgtctttaataaaatcattcacatttaaatcgttttttattttttttattggaaaccTATCAGGAAAtattacacacgcacacgcatacgcgcgcgcgcgtgcgggtgcgtgtgcgtgtgcgtgtgcgtgtgcgtgtgtgcgtgtgtgtgtgtgtgtgtgtgtgctttaTTTCCTCTTCGAAAATATGGTCACCGTATGAATATATTGCGTTTCACATACATCAGATACAGTGGGTACAGCATCAGCTTTCAATATTCGCTTTGAATTCCAAGGACTTTTAACAAAACAATCACTTGCGAAATGTTTGGAACATATTCTTAAATGAAGCAAAGgtttaaaattttcacattttattgcatttatccATTCTTGTCTTAAGTTTGGATTTTTTGAAAACCTGTAAATAAATTCTTCTAGAACTGTTACAACTTTATCTGAgatgtacattaattatatcGTTTATAGGTTATACGATATTATATTCAGCAAAtactaaatattgaaaataattacttactGATGAAAAGATATTAGTACCACTCTTTTGTCATTCTTTGCATTTCTTAATGCAACATGTTCGcagcattttaataatattccaaaACACTTCCACATATATAGCGTAACATATCCTGCACTGCAGTCAGCCACTATCCGccattttaaattatctgtGACGTCACATGTGGGCAAAGATTCTCGGTTATCTTTGTTTCACTTCGACTCAGAGCCACAAGCCGTGTCTGTAGTTATATATGGTCTAAGGTGGCACGTGGTTGCGGTAAGGTTAGCCGGGCGCACGTACGTGCTCGGCTTATGTAGAATCCCTAAAACAAAGTCTGGCTATCCCGTAGACTTCTTTTCATTGGTTTAGCTTCGTAAGCCCCTAAAAATGGCGCAACGAATCAAAGTAAAGAgggaaaatgtataaaattcaaaaattggtaaatttaaaagtacaagtttttattgtattaggagtacaaattgaaaaccgccgttttttgtcaaaatttgaggattgattgttgaaaaatggttccatacttattcttgaaaatattgtccatcgctggccactactttcttccacctttcgggcagcatacgaatcccgcgtcgaaaaaactgctcgtcttttgcggcgatccacgaatcgacccagtttttggcctcttcgtaataatggaagtgctgctcagccaggccatgcgccattgatcggaacaagtggtaatctgaaggggcgatgtcaggagaatacggcggatgaggtaagacgtcccatttcaatgtttccagataggttttaacgacctgagcaacacgtggccgagcgttgtcgtgcagcaacattactttttcgtgtctttgctcgtattgtggccgtttttcctgcaatgctcggctcaaacgcattagttgtgttctgtagcgagctcctgtgatggtttcacccggttgcaacagctcataataaatcacgccgagctggtcccaccaaatacacagc
This genomic window from Solenopsis invicta isolate M01_SB chromosome 13, UNIL_Sinv_3.0, whole genome shotgun sequence contains:
- the LOC105206864 gene encoding LOW QUALITY PROTEIN: piggyBac transposable element-derived protein 4 (The sequence of the model RefSeq protein was modified relative to this genomic sequence to represent the inferred CDS: inserted 1 base in 1 codon); the protein is MDVESDERRLRSMLHEVLENSSDESSSSEVSDNCSEHNLESDTEQEINDDQVESDSDGDSDDNITLSSLRTRRSSVQVHAPHYKCKDGQKWYKQAPRTNIRTRAENIINEKPGVKGAAKEAKTEVECWKIFFTEEMKNVILIHTNEEILRRQANCNDPKRLYYMKETTATELDAFIGLLYIAGLNKSSRQNLNDLWRTDGTGVDIFRTTMSLQRFYFLQNCIRFDDKSTREERKKTDNLTHIRWLFDQFVRCCQQSYIAHEYMTIDEMLLAFRGRCSFRVYIPSKPAKYGIKIQALVDAKSFYIFNLEVYAGKQPAGPYAVSNSAFAIVERLIQPISKSNRNLTFDNWFTSYELMIHLLAEHRLTSTGTVRKNKRCIPPVFLKTRKEPGSSMFCFQKEVXLVSYAPKNNKVVIAMSTLHHDDRIDESTGDQKKPEIITFYNSTKAGVDVVDELSATYDVSRNSKRWPMTIFYGILNMAAINANIIFQENVNKNTTRTEFLRNMALSLVYTHLRLRVDKKNIPVNIRQKIFSQINEPLRPLLQNTPGRYDRCLDCSRRKDRKTKYACACCEKAICLDHAIFSCKDCANFDSSS